Proteins from a single region of Methanoculleus taiwanensis:
- a CDS encoding helix-turn-helix transcriptional regulator has product MEKTSYLDIYDEFREEIQAIFRSRLLTQMLVALGGGSRSLSDLRDITGSSSQALIPKIRQLESAHYIESERGDYTLSPLGRIVEPEIERLVTLMGVLQRHRDFWIQHDIESIPPVLLKEIGDLYNSDIVRDVEENIFAVYTTFLNVLQNAKWVHAVSSIMSPAHAEAMMGAARQGKPVELVVSADLAGKLTAEPYIDMLKSLADYRDFRIYVSPVSVRLGMTVADGCLSLGFYKRGTDAYDAAVDLISLDPTAIAWGERLFQHYKQRSEPLVYNL; this is encoded by the coding sequence ATGGAAAAGACCTCATATCTGGATATCTATGACGAATTCCGTGAAGAAATTCAGGCTATCTTCCGATCGAGGCTTTTAACCCAGATGCTGGTTGCGCTCGGGGGCGGAAGCAGATCCCTCTCCGATCTTCGTGACATCACCGGCAGTTCCTCACAGGCGCTCATCCCCAAGATCCGGCAGCTGGAGTCGGCTCACTACATCGAATCCGAGCGAGGAGATTACACGCTCTCGCCGCTCGGCAGGATTGTGGAACCCGAGATCGAGCGGCTGGTAACGTTGATGGGAGTGCTTCAGCGCCACCGGGACTTCTGGATACAGCATGATATCGAGAGCATCCCGCCGGTGCTCCTGAAAGAGATCGGCGACCTCTACAACTCGGATATTGTCAGGGACGTTGAGGAGAACATATTTGCCGTATATACCACATTTTTGAATGTCCTGCAGAACGCGAAGTGGGTACATGCCGTATCCTCGATCATGAGTCCTGCTCACGCCGAAGCGATGATGGGTGCGGCGCGACAGGGTAAACCGGTTGAACTGGTTGTTTCTGCAGACCTTGCCGGCAAGTTAACCGCCGAGCCGTATATTGACATGCTGAAGTCCCTGGCCGATTACCGGGACTTCAGGATCTATGTTTCTCCGGTTTCTGTCAGGCTTGGAATGACCGTAGCCGACGGCTGCCTGTCGTTAGGGTTTTATAAACGGGGAACCGACGCCTACGACGCGGCCGTAGATCTCATCAGCCTCGATCCGACGGCGATTGCCTGGGGTGAACGGCTGTTCCAGCACTATAAGCAGCGATCCGAGCCGCTGGTGTACAATCTCTGA
- a CDS encoding potassium channel family protein translates to MVSATSRITISFALLALIVTAGVLGVMVTEGLSWIDAVYFVVVTIATVGYGDIAPATGAGRLVAVLLIVAGVGTFVSVFATVVESLVSQNERQARIRKINMILGIFYSEAGTEILTAFARLDPDAEDIREQLAVRGDSDTEDFRRIRQCLAGHRYAVDGSAADLAGLAQLLEGKKEFLLRLMENPAIFEHDAFTDLLHAVFHLREELMLRDDLATLPEADRAHLTGDISRAYRLLALEWLGYLRHLQTTYPYLFSLAVRRNPFDDRASPTVR, encoded by the coding sequence ATGGTCTCTGCAACCTCCCGGATAACGATATCATTCGCGCTTCTCGCCCTGATCGTCACTGCCGGCGTTCTCGGCGTGATGGTGACCGAAGGCCTCTCATGGATCGATGCCGTCTACTTCGTCGTCGTCACCATCGCGACGGTCGGCTACGGGGATATCGCGCCGGCGACCGGTGCCGGACGGCTGGTGGCGGTCCTGCTCATCGTCGCCGGGGTCGGGACATTCGTCTCGGTCTTCGCAACCGTCGTCGAGAGCCTTGTATCGCAGAATGAGCGGCAGGCACGCATCCGGAAGATCAACATGATCCTCGGCATCTTCTACAGCGAGGCCGGAACCGAGATCCTCACGGCCTTCGCCCGTCTTGACCCGGATGCCGAAGATATCCGGGAGCAGCTTGCCGTCCGCGGAGATTCGGATACGGAAGACTTCAGGCGGATCCGGCAGTGCCTCGCCGGCCACCGGTACGCCGTCGACGGGTCCGCGGCGGATCTTGCAGGGCTGGCGCAGCTCCTCGAAGGGAAGAAGGAGTTTCTCCTGCGGCTCATGGAGAACCCGGCTATCTTCGAGCACGATGCGTTCACCGATCTTCTGCATGCGGTCTTCCACCTGCGGGAGGAACTCATGCTCCGCGACGATCTCGCGACACTTCCCGAGGCCGACCGTGCCCACCTGACGGGTGACATCTCCCGGGCATACCGGCTTTTAGCCCTCGAATGGCTCGGCTACCTGCGGCACCTGCAGACAACGTACCCGTATCTCTTCTCGCTTGCAGTCCGGAGAAACCCGTTCGATGATCGTGCCTCTCCGACGGTCCGGTGA
- a CDS encoding HD domain-containing protein encodes MDERVAEIREHVRTVYQDSGAHGFDHTVRVTRLCELLGAREGANMGVLIPAALFHDIARPLEEKEGLPHEEEGARMAESYLRSMDYPGDLIPGIAHAIRAHRYSTGAAPETLEAQILSDADKLDAMGAVGIARTFMQAGERGGGIADATAHFHEKLLQLQRCMYTESARSIAGRRHAFLTAFLEALDDEMNGHLPRL; translated from the coding sequence ATGGATGAACGTGTGGCGGAGATCCGGGAGCATGTCAGGACGGTGTATCAGGACTCGGGGGCACACGGATTTGACCATACCGTCCGGGTCACCCGGCTCTGCGAGCTGCTCGGCGCCCGTGAAGGTGCGAATATGGGCGTTCTCATCCCGGCCGCTCTCTTTCACGACATCGCACGGCCGCTCGAGGAGAAGGAGGGTCTTCCCCATGAAGAGGAGGGGGCGAGGATGGCGGAGTCATACCTCCGGTCGATGGACTACCCGGGCGATCTCATTCCCGGCATCGCTCACGCCATCCGGGCACACCGGTACAGCACGGGCGCGGCGCCCGAGACGCTTGAGGCACAGATCCTCTCGGACGCGGACAAGCTGGATGCGATGGGCGCCGTCGGTATCGCCAGGACGTTCATGCAGGCGGGGGAGCGCGGAGGCGGTATTGCCGACGCCACTGCCCATTTCCACGAAAAGCTCCTGCAGTTACAGAGGTGCATGTACACTGAGAGTGCCCGGAGTATTGCCGGGCGCAGGCATGCGTTCCTGACCGCGTTCCTCGAGGCACTCGACGACGAGATGAACGGCCACCTCCCGCGGCTGTGA